A single Tenacibaculum sp. Bg11-29 DNA region contains:
- a CDS encoding endo alpha-1,4 polygalactosaminidase — translation MLEEVHYTKEEITQLKQKNEKVLCYISLGEIHKYVSFFKEAKNYTLEGKNTIWDSYYLDLNQKPLQEILLKNIQEKLTKGFDGLFLDNIDNYGPYGKQKKQTKKLVEFLTTIKSRFPEIYLMQNAGLAIIKQTHTFINSVAIESVITNYNFEKKKYLFREKKESKKIIERLKKIEEDYKLPILLIEYTESKRKCNKIKRKLNKYDWPVFIGQINLQKKPTFN, via the coding sequence ATTCTTGAAGAGGTTCATTATACAAAAGAAGAAATAACACAACTAAAACAAAAAAACGAGAAAGTTTTATGCTATATCTCTCTAGGAGAAATCCATAAGTACGTTTCTTTTTTTAAAGAAGCCAAAAACTACACATTAGAAGGAAAAAACACTATTTGGGACAGTTATTATCTTGATTTAAATCAAAAACCTCTTCAAGAAATTTTACTAAAAAACATTCAAGAAAAGCTAACTAAAGGCTTTGACGGCCTTTTTTTAGACAATATTGACAATTACGGTCCTTATGGTAAACAAAAAAAACAAACAAAAAAATTAGTTGAATTTCTAACAACTATTAAAAGCCGTTTTCCTGAAATATACTTAATGCAAAATGCAGGGTTAGCTATTATAAAACAAACACATACTTTTATTAATTCAGTAGCTATAGAATCTGTTATAACTAATTATAATTTCGAGAAAAAAAAATATCTATTTCGAGAAAAAAAAGAAAGTAAAAAAATTATAGAGCGATTAAAAAAAATAGAAGAAGATTATAAATTACCCATCTTATTAATTGAATACACCGAGAGTAAGAGAAAGTGCAATAAAATAAAAAGGAAATTAAATAAATACGATTGGCCTGTTTTCATAGGTCAAATTAATCTACAAAAAAAACCAACCTTCAACTAA